One genomic segment of Leptospira wolbachii serovar Codice str. CDC includes these proteins:
- a CDS encoding ArsR/SmtB family transcription factor, whose protein sequence is MDLRRDVFQAIADPTRRAILLLVATQSMTAGTIASHFDTKRPTVSKHLQILTECELLAKEPSGREIYYHLNPNKMKEIANFIAPFQKLWDDRFNKLESVMKNYKTKG, encoded by the coding sequence ATGGATTTAAGAAGAGACGTATTCCAAGCAATTGCCGATCCCACAAGGAGAGCCATCCTCTTACTTGTCGCCACCCAGTCTATGACTGCGGGAACAATCGCTTCCCACTTTGACACCAAACGACCCACAGTTTCCAAACATTTACAAATCCTTACCGAATGCGAATTACTGGCGAAAGAACCTAGCGGCCGGGAGATTTATTACCACTTGAATCCGAACAAAATGAAAGAAATCGCTAATTTCATCGCGCCTTTCCAAAAACTTTGGGATGACCGGTTCAACAAATTAGAATCCGTAATGAAAAACTACAAAACCAAAGGATAA
- a CDS encoding LBF_4227 family protein, whose protein sequence is MEHKESKHRKKGGIKAAFEDLVAKVASYVEVMTIYIQKNLQVYIKNLVLSSVWVFTSIFLIFLGLIYISYGVYLSIQKFLSNGDPILASFGTGLGFLVFAILFLSLVLRKK, encoded by the coding sequence TTGGAACATAAAGAATCAAAACATCGTAAAAAAGGCGGAATCAAGGCCGCCTTCGAAGACTTAGTCGCAAAAGTTGCTTCTTATGTGGAAGTGATGACAATTTACATTCAGAAGAATCTCCAAGTTTATATTAAAAATTTGGTCCTCTCTTCGGTTTGGGTTTTCACTTCTATTTTCCTTATCTTCTTAGGCCTCATTTACATCTCCTATGGAGTGTATTTAAGTATTCAAAAATTTCTCTCCAATGGGGATCCGATCCTTGCCAGCTTCGGAACAGGATTGGGATTTTTAGTTTTTGCCATTTTGTTTTTATCTTTAGTGCTTCGAAAAAAATAA
- a CDS encoding DUF883 family protein: protein MEEVKKDKSLIDEIKLYEKKAKEIEQRAKEKYMEQVSDIKQKLGKASEEASIKAKEVIDTVGTYVKEHPQKAAVIGFGVGLGLGLALGWVFKKK, encoded by the coding sequence ATGGAAGAAGTGAAAAAAGACAAATCCCTCATCGATGAAATTAAGTTGTATGAGAAAAAAGCCAAAGAAATTGAACAAAGAGCCAAGGAGAAGTATATGGAACAAGTAAGCGACATCAAACAAAAGTTAGGTAAAGCCAGCGAAGAGGCTTCTATCAAAGCAAAAGAAGTGATTGATACTGTGGGAACTTATGTAAAAGAACATCCACAAAAAGCTGCCGTGATTGGATTTGGTGTGGGGCTTGGACTTGGTCTTGCTCTTGGTTGGGTGTTTAAGAAGAAATAA
- a CDS encoding response regulator transcription factor encodes MKNILVIEDDPDIGNLIRKSLDSAHYTTSVFENGEEGLKFYKSNHPDLVILDLSLPDIDGMEICRSIRKADESTPIFILSARTEEIDRIMGLELGADDYITKPFSVRELKTRVDVFFRRWDKKIGIKPNVGQAGEIIRGALKIDSIRRRVTLNENIINISRKEFDILQLLAGSPGKVFSREMILESVWGVEWDGFERMIDSHIKRIRSKLEKNSAQPEWIETIWGIGYRFTDNFENIVVPD; translated from the coding sequence ATGAAAAATATTTTGGTAATTGAGGACGATCCGGATATCGGCAACCTAATCCGGAAATCTCTCGATTCTGCTCACTACACAACCTCCGTTTTTGAAAATGGCGAAGAAGGTTTGAAATTTTACAAGTCCAATCATCCTGATTTAGTGATTCTGGATCTCTCTCTCCCGGACATTGATGGTATGGAAATTTGCCGTAGCATCAGAAAGGCCGATGAAAGTACGCCAATTTTTATTCTTTCCGCAAGGACTGAGGAAATTGATCGCATCATGGGACTTGAGTTAGGTGCTGATGATTACATCACAAAACCATTTTCGGTGCGCGAACTAAAAACCCGAGTGGATGTTTTCTTTCGTAGATGGGATAAAAAAATTGGGATCAAACCCAATGTGGGACAAGCCGGAGAAATCATTCGTGGTGCTCTTAAAATTGATTCCATCCGTAGACGAGTCACTCTCAACGAAAACATAATCAACATTTCTAGAAAAGAATTTGACATCTTACAACTGTTAGCCGGTTCTCCCGGAAAAGTTTTTTCTCGTGAAATGATTTTGGAATCGGTTTGGGGTGTGGAATGGGATGGTTTCGAAAGGATGATTGACAGTCATATCAAACGCATTCGCTCCAAACTAGAAAAAAACTCCGCACAACCAGAATGGATCGAAACCATTTGGGGAATCGGATATCGTTTCACTGATAACTTTGAGAACATTGTGGTTCCCGATTAA
- a CDS encoding DUF4279 domain-containing protein, with translation MESGTQREAKSWAMFAITGPRLRPLEVTEKLGIQPDYYHGADVKDIENMTIPSHWQLNSKLGPEFPLLDHIWDLLKTLAPVRKDLKEFTESYESTIYASVEFASEFTKGVVLDKRTMLLLGEMGVNLEIIPWNLDETP, from the coding sequence ATGGAATCGGGAACACAAAGAGAAGCAAAATCGTGGGCAATGTTTGCCATCACAGGACCAAGGCTTAGGCCTCTGGAAGTGACGGAAAAACTAGGCATCCAACCGGACTATTATCACGGTGCGGATGTAAAAGACATCGAAAATATGACAATTCCGAGTCATTGGCAGCTCAATTCCAAACTGGGACCGGAATTCCCGTTACTCGATCATATTTGGGATCTGCTTAAAACCTTAGCACCTGTTCGCAAAGACTTAAAAGAATTCACAGAAAGTTATGAATCTACCATCTATGCGTCGGTGGAGTTTGCCTCTGAGTTCACAAAAGGTGTGGTTCTCGACAAAAGGACTATGCTTTTGTTAGGTGAGATGGGCGTGAATTTGGAAATTATCCCCTGGAATCTCGATGAGACTCCCTAA
- a CDS encoding amino acid--tRNA ligase-related protein — MVSLSKDTLIFRSKVIRKVREILWRDGFLEVDTPTLKPIVGMEPYLDPFEVRSPNGREKGYLITSPEYSLKQMMAKGMTRIFELAHTYRSGEMGSEFHSKEFLMLELYAKGMNDSSLRHYMETFLRELIRNFGTEEENKKTSLPDWIRHLSVEEAFVQNVGHGFSRADLLETIENRKLSNSSLAELGTWQYEDLFFLVFLNLVEPKLGEGIVFLYDYPQECAALARVVGGVAKRFEIYWDGLELANAFYELSDAKEQRKRFREERELRAKLGKEVFAMDEEFLRCLENGFPECAGISIGMDRLLLKLSGKHGLGEISPYWMEV; from the coding sequence ATGGTCTCACTCTCAAAAGATACACTCATTTTTCGTTCCAAAGTCATCCGAAAGGTTCGTGAGATTTTATGGCGGGATGGATTTCTGGAAGTGGATACTCCTACTTTAAAGCCCATTGTAGGGATGGAACCTTATTTGGATCCTTTTGAAGTGCGCTCTCCCAATGGACGTGAAAAAGGATACCTCATCACTTCTCCTGAATACAGTCTGAAACAGATGATGGCAAAAGGGATGACTCGGATCTTTGAATTGGCCCATACCTACAGGTCAGGCGAAATGGGAAGTGAGTTTCATTCCAAAGAGTTTCTGATGTTAGAACTTTATGCAAAAGGAATGAATGATAGTTCCTTACGTCATTATATGGAAACTTTTTTACGAGAATTGATCCGCAATTTCGGAACCGAAGAGGAAAATAAAAAAACCTCCCTCCCAGATTGGATCCGTCATCTCTCTGTAGAAGAGGCCTTTGTACAAAATGTCGGACATGGATTTTCTCGCGCTGATTTGTTGGAAACGATTGAAAACAGAAAACTATCTAATTCTAGTTTGGCAGAACTCGGAACTTGGCAGTATGAAGATCTTTTCTTTTTGGTATTCTTAAACTTGGTGGAACCAAAGTTAGGGGAAGGAATTGTTTTTTTATATGATTATCCGCAAGAATGCGCGGCCCTGGCTCGAGTGGTAGGTGGGGTTGCTAAACGATTTGAAATTTATTGGGACGGGTTGGAGCTAGCCAATGCCTTCTATGAGTTAAGTGATGCAAAAGAGCAACGAAAACGATTTAGAGAAGAACGGGAATTACGGGCCAAGTTAGGAAAAGAAGTATTTGCCATGGATGAGGAATTTCTTCGTTGTTTGGAAAATGGATTCCCCGAATGTGCAGGGATCTCGATTGGAATGGATCGGTTACTTTTGAAATTATCAGGGAAACACGGGCTAGGTGAGATTAGCCCGTATTGGATGGAAGTTTAG
- a CDS encoding LA_2478/LA_2722/LA_4182 family protein encodes MKKIFLVSLFFIPCLLTSQSLKDAKEFQSLSKKMCAKTSECMKEKLKDLPADQRKMVESQFVNGNVCEARYKNYVVEGQKPANDKPTKKLTKEDLEDMKKCAKEMAAFSCADFEDGKVPESCEKFQSED; translated from the coding sequence ATGAAAAAAATATTTCTCGTTTCTCTCTTTTTTATTCCATGCCTTCTCACCTCACAGTCATTAAAGGATGCAAAAGAGTTTCAAAGCCTTTCCAAAAAAATGTGTGCCAAAACTTCTGAGTGTATGAAAGAAAAACTGAAAGACCTTCCCGCAGACCAAAGGAAAATGGTCGAGTCTCAGTTTGTGAATGGGAATGTCTGTGAAGCACGCTACAAAAACTATGTAGTGGAAGGCCAAAAACCAGCAAATGACAAACCTACCAAAAAACTGACCAAAGAAGATTTGGAAGACATGAAAAAATGTGCCAAAGAAATGGCGGCCTTCTCTTGTGCTGATTTCGAAGATGGGAAAGTTCCTGAGTCTTGCGAAAAATTCCAATCAGAAGACTAA
- a CDS encoding DUF6935 domain-containing protein, with translation MKTFTSLLVFCFSLPLVAQNLTGRNPVNISSEPTTIEEFKSLQSNLAATPEGGAAILVLAISLYGKNQDLGRKAVTLSVLSKNRQKSTKPTAVDGVDLGGSDLYLLGQLDKYKMLSNGYWKGAEPSNGYTPSLPLTVETYTNPYSGDESTGKLKLFVATRGASSFRPVSVEKDTDGLWRAKEMSSLFVGMMPAK, from the coding sequence ATGAAAACATTCACTAGTTTGTTAGTCTTTTGTTTCTCCTTACCGCTTGTGGCACAAAACTTGACAGGAAGAAATCCAGTAAACATTTCTTCCGAACCTACCACCATTGAAGAATTCAAATCATTACAATCAAATCTTGCAGCCACACCAGAAGGAGGAGCTGCGATCCTTGTACTTGCGATTTCTCTTTATGGCAAAAACCAAGACTTGGGTAGAAAGGCAGTCACTTTATCTGTCCTCTCCAAAAACAGACAAAAGTCTACCAAACCAACGGCAGTGGATGGAGTTGATTTAGGAGGGAGTGATCTGTATCTTCTTGGACAACTGGATAAATACAAAATGTTATCTAATGGATATTGGAAAGGGGCAGAACCTTCGAATGGATACACACCGAGTTTGCCTTTAACTGTTGAAACTTATACAAACCCGTATTCGGGAGATGAGTCCACAGGCAAATTGAAACTTTTTGTGGCCACTCGGGGGGCTTCCAGTTTTCGACCAGTGTCTGTAGAAAAAGATACTGATGGTCTTTGGCGTGCCAAAGAAATGAGTTCTCTTTTTGTCGGAATGATGCCAGCCAAATAA
- a CDS encoding ZIP family metal transporter: MLDSIMLWHPVVLALLATGFTWFCTAFGAGFVFFFRTVPRPVFNAMLGFASGIMIAASFWSLLLPSIELSENAGNPAWLHSSFGFLSGGLSLYVLHKLLPHLHVGLEENHLEGGKSSFQRSLLLILAITLHNIPEGLAVGVAFGALGDGFTYEALMAAAVVAFGIGIQNIPEGAAVSIPLLREGFSARKSFWYGQLSGFVEPIGGLLGAALVFYVESILPFALSFAAGAMIFVVVEELIPESHTGKETEMSTLGAMFGFVLMMALDVGLG, from the coding sequence ATGTTAGATTCTATTATGTTATGGCATCCAGTGGTTTTGGCTCTCCTTGCCACTGGGTTCACTTGGTTTTGTACTGCTTTTGGTGCTGGTTTTGTATTTTTCTTTCGCACCGTACCAAGGCCCGTCTTCAATGCAATGTTAGGGTTTGCCTCCGGCATTATGATTGCTGCCAGTTTTTGGTCATTGTTATTACCCTCTATCGAGCTTTCAGAAAATGCTGGGAATCCTGCTTGGCTCCATTCTAGTTTTGGGTTTTTATCGGGTGGACTCAGTCTTTATGTTCTGCATAAACTCCTTCCTCATTTGCACGTAGGTTTGGAAGAAAACCATTTGGAAGGAGGGAAGTCTTCCTTTCAGCGGAGTTTACTTTTGATTCTTGCCATCACACTACACAACATTCCGGAAGGTTTGGCGGTAGGTGTCGCCTTTGGGGCGCTTGGCGACGGATTTACCTATGAAGCGCTGATGGCGGCGGCGGTTGTTGCTTTCGGAATTGGAATCCAAAATATACCAGAGGGGGCAGCAGTTTCCATTCCATTGTTACGTGAAGGTTTTAGTGCGCGGAAGAGCTTTTGGTATGGACAACTCTCTGGATTTGTAGAACCAATCGGTGGTCTTCTTGGAGCTGCCCTTGTTTTTTATGTGGAAAGTATACTTCCCTTTGCATTATCTTTTGCCGCAGGAGCCATGATCTTTGTAGTTGTAGAAGAGTTGATTCCCGAATCTCATACAGGCAAAGAAACCGAAATGTCAACCCTCGGTGCCATGTTTGGATTTGTTCTTATGATGGCACTGGACGTGGGGCTTGGCTGA
- a CDS encoding BtrH N-terminal domain-containing protein, whose protein sequence is MILSKISPFLGAHCETTATGTLLKHIGMNLSEPMLFGLGEGLSFIFWNMKTMDFPFIGGRIKPDQLTENICKNLNLKLEIQETASKTKAWSSVCDLIDRGTPVGLKLDSFYLEYFSKPFHFAGHYVALYGYDELNAYLVDTKQQGTKAQTSLKSLELARSEKGPMASKNLFYTIEAGKKTPELSKIVRVAAKNNAREYLHPPITNVSYKGIKKLASQLEKWFHSSSDPKRDFATTAMMMEKAGTGGAIFRNLYRDFLLEAYEITKDPIFQNAHKQFKEIASHWTEIASLFESLGKTGEDRRLPQIKSLLNRISDLEYEAMAGLLKLKVG, encoded by the coding sequence ATGATTTTATCTAAAATTTCTCCTTTTCTGGGAGCCCACTGTGAAACCACAGCCACAGGAACACTTTTAAAACATATTGGAATGAATTTGTCGGAGCCTATGTTATTTGGGCTTGGGGAAGGCCTCAGTTTTATCTTTTGGAATATGAAAACAATGGATTTCCCTTTCATCGGTGGAAGGATCAAACCTGATCAACTAACGGAAAATATATGTAAAAATCTAAATCTGAAATTAGAAATTCAGGAAACCGCTTCTAAAACGAAGGCTTGGTCGTCGGTCTGCGATTTAATTGATAGGGGAACTCCGGTTGGTTTGAAATTAGATTCTTTTTATTTAGAATATTTTTCCAAACCATTTCACTTTGCTGGTCACTATGTTGCCCTTTACGGTTATGATGAATTAAATGCTTATTTGGTTGATACCAAACAGCAAGGAACCAAAGCGCAAACTTCTCTAAAGAGTTTGGAGTTGGCAAGAAGTGAAAAAGGCCCTATGGCTTCCAAAAATCTTTTTTATACGATTGAAGCAGGGAAAAAAACACCAGAGCTCTCAAAGATAGTGAGAGTGGCTGCAAAAAACAATGCTCGGGAATATTTGCACCCACCTATCACGAATGTTTCCTATAAGGGTATCAAAAAACTAGCTTCACAGTTAGAAAAATGGTTTCATTCTTCTTCTGATCCCAAGAGAGATTTTGCAACCACAGCCATGATGATGGAAAAGGCCGGTACGGGCGGTGCTATTTTTCGAAACTTATATCGAGACTTTTTGTTAGAAGCTTATGAGATCACGAAAGACCCGATCTTTCAAAATGCTCATAAACAATTCAAAGAAATTGCAAGTCACTGGACAGAAATTGCATCCTTGTTTGAGTCTTTGGGTAAGACGGGTGAAGATCGTCGACTGCCTCAGATAAAAAGTCTTTTGAATCGAATTTCGGATTTAGAATATGAGGCGATGGCCGGACTATTGAAATTGAAAGTTGGATGA
- a CDS encoding alginate export family protein, with translation MQKRRLPIFILFYLVIGYELLGQTAVPENPTNQNQAVNPSSTPPPTQEPQKLPPPPTWSDGFTAGALVRVRPELKYNLDFNRNTNDNVDFTGQKIQFWIQKEFTKDVIAKITFQDARLWGAEKGSLTGLSTANDGTRQSTDVREAYIEVKNNFNLPFHIQAGRQILRYGDERLVGSLDWTNIGRSFDGLRLKWDDKYISSHIFVTSVSERHSDIAGNTTSFGVKNQYSPYLDCPYNGTKACTLKPDAQRQELGDSYFTGFYNTLKPSDYFHIDLYYLGLQKEYLRANQSLILTTGETGNPASRASRWDILHTYGIRITNRTQANKKALQALDYSFEYAVQTGTTGKSIRPRWDNQRTEVTLTDPLTNGTYNHNLYSEKEKYKTFAFGADVGYTIEKLRLGVAYDIGSGDPNRTDGSIASFQNLFHTNHLFYGMADQVSWVNMKSKSVNATYNLGTYGNFRVDYFAIEKHKLQDSWYDVAGVAKTGASTESITNNSYDSSQVLTEKGAGDNRPVSMLGRSLFREIDFKYNMPYKNLILECGYSMLFAGDAIQNRVNDRTINSQVYTNQFSKNAQFAYLMVTAQF, from the coding sequence ATGCAGAAGCGAAGATTACCGATTTTTATCTTATTCTATTTGGTCATTGGTTATGAACTCCTAGGACAAACGGCGGTTCCTGAAAATCCAACCAATCAGAACCAGGCCGTAAATCCTAGTTCCACTCCCCCTCCCACACAAGAACCGCAGAAACTACCTCCACCACCAACTTGGTCGGATGGATTTACGGCAGGTGCCCTTGTGCGGGTTCGTCCAGAACTGAAGTATAACTTAGATTTCAATCGCAACACAAACGACAATGTGGATTTTACAGGACAGAAGATCCAATTTTGGATTCAAAAAGAATTTACCAAAGATGTGATCGCTAAAATCACTTTCCAGGATGCAAGGCTTTGGGGAGCAGAAAAAGGATCACTCACAGGGCTTTCCACCGCCAATGATGGGACCAGACAAAGTACAGATGTTCGTGAAGCCTATATCGAAGTAAAAAACAACTTCAATCTTCCCTTTCATATTCAAGCAGGTCGTCAAATTCTGCGATACGGTGACGAACGTTTGGTGGGATCTTTGGATTGGACCAATATAGGCCGAAGTTTTGATGGACTAAGATTAAAATGGGATGATAAATACATCTCTTCTCATATCTTTGTCACCTCCGTGAGTGAACGTCACTCTGATATCGCCGGGAACACTACCTCCTTTGGCGTTAAAAACCAATATAGTCCTTACCTAGATTGTCCTTATAACGGAACCAAAGCATGCACTCTAAAACCAGATGCCCAAAGACAAGAGTTAGGTGATTCTTACTTTACAGGATTTTATAATACTTTAAAACCCTCTGATTATTTTCATATTGATTTGTATTACTTAGGTTTACAAAAGGAATACTTGCGGGCCAATCAATCGCTCATCCTCACCACAGGAGAAACGGGAAATCCTGCCTCCAGGGCTAGTAGATGGGATATCTTACATACTTATGGCATCCGTATTACCAACAGAACACAGGCCAATAAAAAAGCACTCCAAGCTTTGGACTATTCTTTCGAATATGCAGTGCAAACAGGAACCACTGGTAAATCCATCAGACCCAGATGGGACAATCAAAGAACCGAAGTCACCTTGACCGACCCTTTAACCAATGGGACTTACAACCACAACCTGTATTCAGAAAAGGAAAAGTACAAAACCTTTGCCTTTGGGGCCGACGTGGGATATACAATCGAAAAACTTAGATTAGGTGTAGCTTACGATATCGGAAGTGGAGATCCCAATAGAACGGACGGATCCATTGCCAGTTTCCAAAACTTATTTCATACCAACCATTTATTTTATGGGATGGCAGACCAAGTAAGCTGGGTCAATATGAAATCGAAATCAGTAAACGCCACTTACAACTTAGGGACTTATGGAAATTTCCGTGTTGATTACTTTGCCATTGAAAAACACAAACTTCAAGATAGTTGGTATGATGTCGCAGGTGTTGCCAAAACGGGAGCGAGCACAGAATCGATCACGAATAACAGTTATGATTCAAGCCAAGTTCTGACAGAAAAAGGAGCTGGTGACAACAGGCCAGTTTCTATGCTCGGGAGAAGTTTGTTTCGGGAGATCGATTTCAAATACAATATGCCTTACAAAAACTTAATTTTAGAATGCGGGTATAGTATGTTATTTGCCGGGGATGCCATCCAAAATCGCGTAAACGATCGCACGATCAACTCCCAAGTTTATACCAATCAATTTTCCAAAAATGCACAGTTTGCCTATTTAATGGTGACTGCTCAGTTTTAA
- a CDS encoding CopG family ribbon-helix-helix protein, whose protein sequence is MNQTVNISFEKALLKEIDKIAKREHRSRSELIREAARTYIEKKSKWQAIFDFTSKTIEKSNLTEADIFEEIKTVRRNKKAS, encoded by the coding sequence ATGAATCAGACTGTTAATATCTCATTCGAAAAAGCTCTTTTAAAAGAAATTGATAAAATTGCAAAAAGAGAACACAGATCTAGATCCGAATTGATTCGTGAAGCGGCAAGGACTTATATTGAAAAAAAATCCAAGTGGCAGGCTATCTTCGATTTTACTTCAAAAACTATAGAGAAATCGAATCTTACAGAAGCTGACATTTTTGAGGAAATTAAAACAGTTAGAAGAAATAAAAAAGCTTCTTAA
- a CDS encoding putative toxin-antitoxin system toxin component, PIN family produces the protein MFKVLLDTNIYISAILFNGKPRLVFQDLLDDIFIGYISNEILNELEETLAKPKFKLPYDFIQFTIAEIRNATTIIKNKPLKDYLNLRDRDDFHILETAFSANVDFLISGDKDLLTLKKIKGLKIITPDEYLRIKEDMS, from the coding sequence ATGTTTAAAGTTCTTTTAGATACTAACATTTATATTTCTGCAATTTTATTCAATGGAAAACCTAGATTGGTTTTTCAAGATTTACTCGATGATATTTTCATTGGATATATTTCGAATGAAATTCTGAATGAATTAGAAGAAACGTTAGCTAAACCTAAATTCAAGCTACCTTATGACTTCATTCAATTTACAATTGCAGAAATCAGAAACGCTACCACTATAATTAAGAACAAACCACTTAAAGATTATTTAAATTTAAGAGATAGAGACGATTTTCATATTCTTGAAACTGCATTCTCAGCAAATGTAGATTTTTTAATCTCAGGTGATAAAGATCTTCTAACTTTAAAAAAAATCAAGGGCTTAAAAATTATTACTCCTGATGAATACTTAAGAATTAAAGAAGATATGAGCTAA
- a CDS encoding zinc-dependent alcohol dehydrogenase family protein, translating into MLNKVWEIQGSFGLENLKQSTRDLSESLNPKEVLVRLTATSLNYRDYLMVIGTYNPRQKLPLIPCSDGAGVVEAVGSEVTLWKKGDRVLPIFAQKWMDGAPNMDNLRSTLGGPNDGCLAEYGKFSEEGLVATPSHLTDAEAATLGCAGLTAYNAVVSFGGIEPGADVLCLGTGGVSLFALQFAKMMGARVIITSSSDEKLARAKSLGADETINYSTKNNWERDVRKHTKMAGADLIIEVGGAGTMPKSMMSVKPYGTIALIGVLAGGESTLSLYPILMQGVKVQGVIVGSRADFVKMNRAIEQNKIKPVVDKVYGWNEVPEALQYLQTGKHFGKVVVSWG; encoded by the coding sequence ATGTTAAACAAAGTATGGGAAATTCAAGGATCTTTTGGACTAGAAAATCTAAAACAATCGACAAGGGATCTTTCTGAATCACTGAACCCCAAAGAAGTCCTCGTTCGCCTAACAGCGACTTCACTAAATTATCGTGATTATTTAATGGTGATTGGAACTTACAATCCCCGTCAAAAACTTCCCCTCATCCCTTGTTCGGATGGAGCGGGTGTTGTCGAAGCTGTAGGATCCGAGGTCACTCTCTGGAAAAAAGGAGACCGAGTCCTACCCATTTTTGCCCAAAAATGGATGGATGGTGCTCCCAATATGGACAACCTTCGTTCTACCCTCGGTGGGCCAAATGACGGATGTTTGGCGGAGTATGGAAAGTTTTCTGAAGAAGGGCTTGTCGCCACGCCAAGTCACCTAACGGATGCAGAAGCCGCTACCTTAGGATGTGCTGGCCTTACTGCTTACAATGCCGTTGTCAGTTTTGGTGGGATTGAACCTGGGGCTGACGTACTTTGCCTTGGAACCGGCGGAGTTTCCCTTTTCGCTTTACAATTTGCAAAAATGATGGGTGCCCGAGTCATCATCACCTCTTCCAGTGATGAAAAACTAGCTCGCGCGAAATCACTTGGTGCCGATGAAACCATCAACTATTCCACAAAAAACAATTGGGAACGAGATGTTCGCAAACATACCAAAATGGCGGGAGCTGACCTTATCATCGAAGTGGGTGGTGCTGGCACTATGCCAAAATCTATGATGAGCGTGAAACCTTACGGAACCATTGCTCTCATTGGTGTCCTCGCTGGAGGGGAATCAACTCTTTCCCTTTACCCCATCCTTATGCAAGGTGTGAAAGTCCAAGGAGTGATTGTGGGAAGCCGAGCTGACTTCGTAAAAATGAACCGGGCCATCGAACAAAACAAAATCAAACCCGTTGTGGACAAAGTGTACGGTTGGAACGAAGTCCCCGAAGCCCTGCAGTATTTACAAACAGGGAAACATTTTGGGAAAGTGGTGGTAAGCTGGGGGTGA
- a CDS encoding SDR family NAD(P)-dependent oxidoreductase, translated as MKKDFWNDRVVVITGASSGIGKALYEELAVFPCELVLLARRAAEIEEPKNKHERVVIHRVTCDLSDPTSVLDAVEWIQKKVSKIDVLFNNAGITAHGRFDSLSLDVYRKTFATNFFGPIQLVRGLLPLLLLAKGNIVTTSTVSALYGVPGRAAYSASKSALHAALESLRIETREEGLGVSLVCVPYTDTALRTSGLDAEGGTLSEAPAKGKRKTAKEVAHVLMSVAKDKEARLVTFNLSGKFLEWMRFFSPKFLEKILYKKLYEDFKSH; from the coding sequence ATGAAAAAAGATTTTTGGAACGATAGGGTGGTAGTGATCACCGGTGCCTCCAGCGGGATTGGGAAAGCCTTGTATGAAGAACTCGCTGTTTTTCCTTGTGAACTTGTGCTTCTGGCAAGACGGGCCGCAGAAATTGAGGAACCCAAAAACAAACACGAGAGGGTGGTCATTCACCGTGTGACTTGCGACCTCTCTGACCCCACTTCTGTTTTAGATGCTGTGGAGTGGATCCAAAAGAAAGTTTCTAAAATCGATGTTTTGTTTAATAATGCAGGGATCACTGCCCATGGTCGGTTCGATTCTCTTTCTTTGGATGTTTACCGCAAAACCTTTGCCACCAATTTCTTTGGACCAATCCAACTGGTTCGGGGACTTCTTCCACTTCTTCTTCTTGCCAAAGGCAATATTGTGACTACTTCTACTGTCTCTGCTTTGTATGGAGTGCCTGGCCGGGCAGCTTATTCGGCATCCAAGTCTGCCTTACATGCAGCACTCGAATCGCTTCGGATTGAAACAAGGGAGGAAGGCCTTGGTGTTTCTTTAGTCTGTGTTCCGTATACAGACACGGCCCTTCGCACTTCAGGCCTAGATGCCGAAGGGGGAACACTTTCCGAAGCTCCCGCCAAAGGAAAACGAAAGACGGCAAAGGAAGTGGCCCATGTTTTAATGTCAGTTGCCAAGGACAAAGAGGCAAGGCTTGTGACATTCAACCTGTCTGGTAAATTTTTGGAATGGATGAGATTTTTCTCTCCCAAGTTTTTAGAAAAAATTCTCTATAAAAAACTTTACGAAGACTTCAAATCGCACTGA